A single region of the Fimbriimonadaceae bacterium genome encodes:
- the metK gene encoding methionine adenosyltransferase, whose translation MKIFTSESVSAGHPDKLADQISDALLDAFLEQDKNSRVAVETLLTRGVAVVAGEVRTEGYVDVTKVVRDTITSAGYTHTDFGFDGNTCGVLVAIQEQSSDIAMGVDTGGAGDQGMMFGMATRETPELMPLPISIAHALTRRSVEVRTILDSKVLRPDAKSQVSVEYNEDGSPNRINTIVFSQQHSPDVCQDQVQDIVHNEIVRPVLDNYKDYVKGDIIYHINPTGQFIIGGPQGDTGVTGRKIIVDTYGGMCAHGGGAFSGKDPTKVDRSATYMARFLAKQIVAAGLADRCVVQLAYAIGVPQPVAINVDTFGTETISESEIAERIRANYDLSPKGIVDELDLRNTKYLPTAKNGHFGHADFPWESTKTADRLK comes from the coding sequence ATGAAGATTTTTACTTCTGAGAGCGTCAGCGCGGGGCACCCAGACAAGCTGGCAGACCAGATTTCGGACGCTCTTCTTGACGCTTTCCTTGAGCAGGACAAAAACTCTCGCGTTGCGGTTGAAACGCTTCTGACCCGAGGCGTTGCAGTCGTTGCGGGCGAGGTGCGGACTGAGGGCTATGTCGACGTCACCAAGGTCGTGCGGGACACGATTACGAGCGCCGGCTACACGCACACCGATTTTGGTTTTGACGGCAACACCTGTGGCGTTTTGGTTGCGATTCAAGAGCAATCGAGCGACATTGCGATGGGTGTGGACACGGGCGGAGCCGGTGACCAGGGGATGATGTTTGGGATGGCGACGAGGGAGACGCCCGAACTGATGCCACTGCCGATCTCTATCGCTCACGCGCTTACCCGGCGGTCGGTTGAGGTGAGGACCATCCTCGACAGCAAGGTGCTCCGACCGGATGCGAAGAGTCAGGTGTCGGTAGAGTACAACGAGGACGGCAGCCCCAACCGAATCAACACGATCGTCTTCTCGCAGCAGCACTCGCCGGACGTCTGTCAGGACCAGGTGCAGGACATCGTTCACAACGAGATCGTCCGCCCGGTTTTGGACAATTATAAGGATTACGTCAAGGGCGATATCATTTACCACATCAACCCGACGGGGCAGTTCATCATTGGCGGACCTCAGGGCGACACGGGTGTGACGGGCAGAAAGATCATCGTGGACACGTATGGTGGCATGTGCGCCCATGGCGGCGGCGCATTCAGCGGCAAGGACCCGACGAAGGTGGACAGGTCGGCGACCTATATGGCACGGTTCCTTGCAAAGCAGATCGTTGCGGCGGGGCTTGCGGACCGGTGCGTTGTGCAGTTGGCTTATGCCATCGGGGTTCCCCAGCCGGTTGCGATCAACGTGGATACTTTTGGTACGGAGACTATTTCGGAGAGCGAGATTGCCGAGCGCATTCGTGCGAACTATGATCTCTCGCCGAAGGGGATTGTCGACGAGCTTGATCTGCGCAACACGAAGTACTTGCCTACCGCGAAGAACGGGCACTTCGGGCACGCCGACTTTCCTTGGGAGTCGACGAAGACAGCCGACCGCTTGAAGTAG
- a CDS encoding GNAT family N-acetyltransferase → MRSIRTIRKDEAESFLKLLCLVFELDYSRAQAVFFKEPLFDLNRKWALFEGGKMRSILTTVPLEFGWGKAIGIAGVATDVNLRGKGYALDLLKHVVKTSNDRGETAAYLFAKQANLYERAGFQVIDRVIKAPLAGMGENEDLICTYDDVGIYYNRWAQGHPARLRRPEKRWEYWRWNFRLCAEAGQGYVCQEGNVVREAVDAGAPESWPISAGSHWYGLRSMADHLGIDRSQEEEDLLFMGWRSPQTPQMFLTDQF, encoded by the coding sequence ATGAGATCGATTCGAACCATACGAAAAGACGAAGCGGAATCTTTCCTGAAACTGCTCTGCCTCGTGTTTGAGTTGGACTATTCGCGGGCGCAGGCCGTTTTCTTTAAGGAACCACTTTTCGATCTCAACCGCAAATGGGCGCTATTTGAGGGTGGGAAGATGCGGTCCATTTTGACCACGGTCCCGCTTGAGTTTGGGTGGGGCAAGGCGATTGGGATTGCGGGAGTGGCTACCGATGTCAATCTGCGCGGCAAGGGGTATGCACTTGATCTGCTCAAACATGTCGTGAAGACCTCCAACGACCGGGGAGAAACGGCGGCTTACCTTTTTGCGAAGCAGGCCAATCTCTATGAGCGAGCCGGGTTTCAGGTGATCGACCGGGTTATCAAGGCTCCCTTGGCGGGGATGGGCGAGAACGAAGACTTGATCTGCACTTACGACGATGTAGGGATTTATTACAATCGTTGGGCGCAGGGACATCCGGCAAGATTGAGGCGGCCTGAGAAGCGGTGGGAGTATTGGCGGTGGAACTTCCGATTGTGCGCGGAAGCGGGACAGGGATATGTTTGCCAAGAGGGCAATGTGGTGCGTGAAGCGGTGGATGCTGGCGCGCCGGAATCGTGGCCGATCTCGGCGGGTTCGCACTGGTATGGTCTGCGCTCGATGGCGGACCATCTGGGCATCGACCGGAGCCAAGAGGAGGAGGACCTTTTGTTTATGGGTTGGCGCTCTCCACAGACTCCTCAGATGTTCTTGACGGACCAGTTTTGA
- the cdaA gene encoding diadenylate cyclase CdaA yields the protein MTSLREFSTETLVSVIDILVVAMLVYKILSMIRGTRAWRVVMGIVGFLLLLFVSKALGLNSLHWILEKATLMAPVALAILLLPELRQALEGMGKFGLFSQRIERIVGFEGVDSPLRAQTIEELVAACAELADSRTGALIVIERGAELDDIIANGVKLGSSISAALLGSIFYGANPLHDGAVVIRGDRIVAAACRLPLSDRKLSPNLHMRHRAAVGASDHHDCIVIVVSEERGTISLVREGQLSTVSVQELRDRLNHLLRDDEEKSTSRKERHQRRKEKTRDQSVTVP from the coding sequence TTGACGTCATTGAGGGAATTTTCGACCGAAACGCTGGTGAGCGTTATCGATATCCTCGTCGTCGCGATGCTCGTTTATAAGATCCTTTCGATGATTCGGGGAACGCGAGCGTGGCGGGTTGTAATGGGGATCGTCGGTTTCTTGTTGCTGCTGTTTGTGAGCAAAGCGCTGGGCCTCAACTCTCTGCACTGGATCTTGGAAAAGGCGACGTTGATGGCGCCGGTGGCTTTGGCGATTCTGCTTTTGCCCGAGCTTCGGCAGGCTTTGGAGGGGATGGGCAAGTTTGGACTGTTCTCTCAGCGGATTGAGCGGATTGTCGGGTTTGAGGGTGTGGATTCTCCCTTGCGAGCGCAGACCATCGAGGAGTTGGTTGCGGCGTGTGCCGAGCTTGCCGACTCACGTACGGGGGCATTGATCGTCATCGAGCGTGGAGCAGAGCTTGACGACATCATCGCCAACGGAGTCAAGCTGGGCTCGTCGATTTCGGCGGCGTTGCTGGGTTCGATCTTTTATGGCGCGAACCCCTTGCATGACGGTGCGGTGGTCATACGTGGCGACCGGATCGTTGCGGCAGCTTGTCGTCTGCCCCTTAGCGACCGAAAGCTCAGTCCGAATCTTCACATGCGGCACCGCGCGGCGGTGGGGGCATCGGACCACCACGACTGTATCGTCATCGTTGTGAGTGAAGAGCGGGGAACGATCAGCCTTGTTCGTGAAGGACAGCTTTCGACGGTGAGTGTGCAGGAGCTTCGGGATCGTCTAAACCACTTGCTTCGAGACGACGAAGAGAAATCGACATCGCGCAAAGAACGCCATCAGAGGCGTAAGGAGAAGACCCGTGATCAAAGTGTCACTGTCCCATAA
- the pheA gene encoding prephenate dehydratase, with protein MSDPLQRSIQQIRTEIDVIDADLVRLLSRRAECAIEIGLVKGRDSQPFFNPERERQIYEELKRINPGPLTHPQLVGIFREIISAARAAEKPLGIAYWGPEGTFSHVAAMQAFGVSSNYHPVESIHDVFMAVEHGQANYGVVPVENSVAGVVPETLDMFPQTNVRICAEMFTPVHHHLLSVAPTLKEVKRVYSGPQPSGQCRSWLRTNLPGVEVLEVVPTATAVIKAQKDPEGAAIGNHVAAEMYGLPILVEHIEDNPQNRTRFLIIGFNEPAKTGRDKTSMMFNLRNKPGELYRALGVFVAHEVNLQMIESRPAQRASFEYMFFIDCEGHQQDPGLQKVIEALKAGITLETTVLGSYPAAE; from the coding sequence ATGTCAGACCCATTGCAAAGATCGATCCAACAAATCCGTACCGAGATAGACGTCATCGACGCCGATCTCGTTCGCCTTCTAAGTCGCCGTGCCGAATGCGCCATCGAGATTGGACTCGTCAAAGGACGTGACTCGCAGCCCTTCTTCAATCCCGAACGTGAACGCCAAATCTACGAAGAGCTAAAGCGCATCAATCCTGGCCCGCTGACCCATCCCCAACTCGTTGGAATCTTCCGCGAGATCATCAGCGCCGCCCGTGCCGCCGAGAAGCCGCTCGGCATCGCCTACTGGGGGCCAGAAGGAACCTTCTCCCACGTCGCGGCGATGCAGGCCTTCGGCGTCAGTTCAAACTACCATCCCGTCGAATCCATCCACGACGTGTTCATGGCTGTCGAACACGGACAGGCAAACTACGGTGTCGTCCCCGTCGAGAACTCTGTCGCCGGTGTCGTGCCCGAAACGCTCGACATGTTCCCCCAAACCAACGTCCGTATCTGCGCCGAGATGTTCACACCTGTTCACCACCACCTCCTCAGCGTCGCACCAACCCTCAAAGAGGTGAAGCGGGTGTACTCGGGCCCGCAGCCATCGGGGCAGTGCCGCAGCTGGCTCCGTACGAATCTCCCAGGAGTGGAAGTTCTTGAAGTTGTCCCAACCGCCACCGCAGTCATCAAGGCCCAAAAGGACCCCGAAGGAGCCGCCATCGGAAACCACGTAGCCGCAGAGATGTACGGTTTGCCCATCCTCGTCGAGCACATCGAGGACAACCCGCAAAACCGAACTCGCTTTCTCATCATCGGCTTCAACGAACCGGCAAAGACAGGCCGAGACAAAACGTCAATGATGTTCAACCTTCGCAACAAGCCCGGCGAGCTTTACCGCGCCCTCGGCGTATTCGTCGCCCACGAAGTGAACCTACAGATGATCGAATCACGCCCCGCACAAAGGGCCTCCTTCGAATACATGTTCTTCATCGACTGCGAAGGCCACCAACAAGACCCCGGACTACAAAAAGTGATTGAAGCGCTAAAGGCAGGAATCACGCTTGAGACAACCGTACTCGGCAGCTATCCCGCCGCCGAATAG
- a CDS encoding DNA translocase FtsK 4TM domain-containing protein encodes MSTRPVNKGKRSSTSTPSHKTGDIVGIVCIALALIAGVSLVLSDSGIVGQALSNFLRLLFGQGSWVVCVCLFLLGAGSIAGKRRISINQLGMGLTLVFLAILGAIAQPLGSDFFDPSVVTSSGGYVGAIMGWASFSLLGAGKLIGLVALGLIGFVLAANTSIRAMLETAHSKAKSLAPKRTATVAKKAVTRAVVQERTVERSRPQADDVQEEPRRKPTPIFHETEQRELEFAEVEHATPKEGYKLPPLTLLANPPARQKRTPQEMQENIETLESTLEEFGIDANVVEVATGPTLTRYEIQLGPGIKVSRIGALGDNIAMNLSAAQVRVEAPIPGKNAVGVEVPNAHRYAVSLRELCESQEFRDHPSRLCIALGQDVAGRNMYADLAKMPHILIGGATNSGKSIGLATVIMSLLMRNTPKDVRFVMIDPKRVELSLFNDVPHLMCPVIKDVKEAAPVLRALCREMDRRYDILSEAGVRNIDGWNEKASFQEKMSYIVVVIDELADLMIAARAEVETAIVRLAQLARAVGIHLVIATQRPSVDVITGLIKANIPSRLAFAVSSQVDSRTILDEGGAERLIGRGDMLFSPIDANKPTRIQGCYVTEKEIEGVGKFWKEQERPQYQINPVELARQEADAGRGERGGSGDDEIDALWRESVLWVVERGQASTSMLQRRFSIGFQRASRLLDMMEERGIVGPRDGPRPRDVLVNIMEAEEMVGGGSNYDGEGS; translated from the coding sequence GTGAGCACACGTCCCGTGAACAAGGGCAAACGATCTTCCACGTCAACCCCTTCGCATAAGACGGGGGATATTGTTGGAATCGTATGCATCGCTCTCGCGCTGATTGCGGGAGTTTCGCTCGTTCTTTCCGATTCCGGCATCGTTGGCCAAGCACTGAGCAACTTTCTGCGTCTGCTTTTTGGGCAGGGCTCTTGGGTTGTTTGTGTTTGCCTATTCTTGCTGGGGGCTGGTTCGATCGCGGGCAAGCGACGCATTTCGATCAATCAGCTTGGGATGGGCCTGACGTTGGTTTTCTTGGCGATTCTCGGGGCGATTGCCCAGCCGTTGGGAAGCGACTTCTTCGATCCCTCGGTTGTGACGTCTTCGGGTGGATATGTCGGCGCGATTATGGGGTGGGCATCGTTCTCGCTGCTGGGCGCGGGCAAGCTGATCGGCTTGGTGGCTTTGGGGCTTATTGGGTTTGTCTTGGCGGCGAACACATCGATTCGGGCGATGCTGGAGACGGCTCATTCGAAGGCCAAATCGTTGGCACCTAAGCGCACGGCAACGGTTGCGAAGAAGGCCGTGACACGGGCGGTGGTACAGGAGCGAACCGTTGAGCGTTCGCGACCGCAAGCCGACGACGTTCAAGAGGAGCCAAGACGCAAGCCAACTCCGATTTTCCACGAGACCGAACAGCGCGAACTTGAATTTGCGGAGGTCGAACATGCGACTCCGAAGGAGGGCTACAAGCTTCCCCCTCTTACACTTCTGGCGAATCCTCCCGCACGGCAAAAGCGCACACCGCAGGAGATGCAGGAGAATATCGAGACGCTGGAATCGACCCTTGAAGAGTTTGGGATTGACGCCAACGTGGTTGAAGTCGCGACCGGCCCGACGTTGACGCGCTATGAGATTCAGCTTGGCCCGGGCATCAAGGTCAGCCGAATTGGGGCTCTCGGCGACAACATCGCGATGAATCTTTCGGCGGCCCAGGTTCGCGTGGAGGCTCCGATTCCGGGGAAGAACGCGGTTGGTGTGGAAGTGCCGAATGCGCACCGGTATGCCGTTTCTTTGCGTGAGCTTTGCGAGTCTCAGGAGTTTCGGGATCATCCTTCGCGGCTTTGCATCGCGTTGGGCCAGGACGTTGCCGGTCGGAACATGTACGCCGACCTTGCCAAGATGCCGCACATCTTGATTGGAGGCGCGACCAACTCAGGCAAGTCGATTGGGTTGGCAACGGTGATCATGTCCCTGCTCATGCGCAACACCCCCAAGGATGTCCGCTTTGTGATGATCGATCCGAAGCGGGTTGAGCTTTCGCTCTTTAACGACGTGCCGCACTTGATGTGTCCGGTGATCAAAGATGTGAAGGAGGCGGCTCCGGTCTTGCGGGCGCTTTGCCGAGAGATGGATCGTCGATACGACATCTTGAGCGAGGCGGGTGTGCGCAATATCGACGGCTGGAACGAGAAGGCGAGTTTCCAGGAGAAGATGTCTTACATCGTCGTGGTGATCGACGAGCTTGCCGACCTTATGATCGCGGCGCGGGCAGAAGTGGAGACGGCGATTGTGCGGTTGGCGCAGCTTGCACGGGCAGTTGGAATCCATTTAGTGATCGCTACACAAAGACCCTCGGTTGACGTTATTACGGGCTTAATTAAGGCCAATATCCCGTCGCGACTGGCGTTTGCTGTCTCGTCGCAGGTGGACTCACGGACGATCTTGGATGAGGGTGGCGCAGAGCGATTGATCGGCAGGGGCGACATGCTGTTCTCGCCGATCGATGCCAACAAACCCACCCGAATTCAGGGCTGCTACGTAACGGAGAAAGAGATTGAGGGCGTTGGGAAGTTCTGGAAAGAACAGGAGCGGCCTCAGTATCAGATCAACCCGGTCGAACTGGCTCGGCAAGAGGCTGATGCAGGCCGAGGCGAGCGCGGTGGCTCTGGCGATGATGAGATCGACGCCCTGTGGCGCGAATCGGTGCTTTGGGTTGTTGAGCGCGGGCAGGCTTCGACATCGATGCTGCAACGAAGGTTTTCGATTGGTTTTCAGCGGGCTTCCCGGTTGCTGGACATGATGGAGGAGCGGGGGATTGTGGGCCCGAGGGACGGGCCACGCCCGCGCGACGTATTGGTGAACATCATGGAAGCGGAAGAGATGGTCGGTGGGGGCTCGAATTACGACGGTGAGGGATCGTGA